One genomic window of Solanum stenotomum isolate F172 chromosome 9, ASM1918654v1, whole genome shotgun sequence includes the following:
- the LOC125876025 gene encoding ubiquitin carboxyl-terminal hydrolase 25: MAYLQMNWQPNLLSHKRKTGPPLGLKNLGNTCYINSVLQCLTYTPPLAYFCLKSQHSASCDSEAAAASGKKSECPFCILEKRIARSLSLESALDTPAKINSCLKIFAQHFRFGRQEDAHEFLRYVIDACHNTCLRLKKLQQQTKKGGGGGVDGNGNTIVKEIFGGALQSQVKCLSCGAESNKVDEIMDISLDVLHSSSLKDALQRFFQPEVLDGNNKYKCENCKKLVTARKQMSILQAPNVLVIQLKRFEGIYGGKIDKPIAFEEVLVLSSYMCKASQDLHPEYNLFGTIVHSGFSPDSGHYYAYIKDAVGRWYCCNDSHVSPKILQEVLSEKVYILFFSRTKQRSPPTKICLSVNGSKSNHSNGLAKSKIMTSDLAKAENEKQVLGHPSEKENVMTSKVSKVHSSPVRELGIFERSSFRRPTSGNIKMVFHSKESGNRTGDVRASVLTEKEITSLPDRNGVSKSCGNGQVTRSHALTNGNGNGKLPIVATSPVADGPLKDYGGSNGKAAGKDSYHKEVTRSSSLANGNGKIQSVATDTSRGSLHRNNGENSESLAAITSAYRDTSNGHVESSSISGSKRKLSDQCILLKYDAQSRAKVEELKKELHQEASSFLRTCGWSEEVYAFMRSKKSGAQSNFQASDVNAMKELLIADAKSMFISQIPQSLKGSLIERLTSFSQGTPPSST, from the exons ATGGCCTATTTGCAAATGAATTGGCAGCCCAACCTGCTAAGCCACAAACGCAAGACTGGTCCTCCTTTAGGGCTTAAAAACCTCGGCAATACCTGTTATATCAACTCCGTTCTTCAGTGCCTTACTTATACCCCTCCTCTTGCTTATTTCTGCCTCAAATCTCAACATTCCGCTTCTT GTGATTCTGAAGCTGCGGCTGCTTCAGGGAAGAAAAGTGAATGTCCTTTTTGTATATTAGAGAAGAGAATAGCTAGGTCTTTGAGTCTTGAATCAGCACTAGATACTCCGGCCAAGATTAATAGTTGCTTAAAGATTTTTGCCCAGCATTTTAGGTTTGGGAGGCAGGAGGATGCTCATGAATTCTTGCGATATGTCATTGACGCCTGTCACAATACGTGTTTGCGGTTGAAGAAGTTGCAGCAGCAGACAAAGAAGGGTGGTGGAGGTGGTGTTGATGGGAATGGGAATACCATTGTTAAGGAGATCTTTGGGGGTGCTCTGCAGAGCCAGGTCAAGTGTTTGTCATGTGGTGCTGAGTCAAATAAGGTGGATGAGATTATGGATATAAGTCTTGATGTGTTGCACAGTAGCTCACTCAAAGATGCTTTGCAGAGATTTTTTCAGCCTGAGGTTTTGGATGGAAACAACAAGTACAAGTGTGAGAA CTGTAAGAAATTGGTGACAGCAAGGAAGCAAATGTCAATTCTTCAAGCACCAAATGTTCTTGTCATTCAGCTCAAG AGGTTTGAAGGAATATATGGTGGGAAGATTGATAAGCCCATTGCATTTGAGGAGGTTCTAGTGCTTTCAAGCTACATGTGCAAAGCGAGCCAG GATCTGCATCCAGAGTACAATCTTTTTGGAACTATTGTCCACTCAGGCTTTTCACCAGATTCAGGGCACTATTATGCATATATTAAG GATGCTGTGGGTCGTTGGTACTGCTGTAATGATTCTCACGTTTCTCCTAAAATCTTGCAAGAAGTGTTGTCGGAGAAGGTGTACATCCTTTTCTTCTCTCGTACCAAACAGAGGTCACCACCCACCAAGATATGTTTATCAGTTAATGGGTCAAAATCCAATCACTCCAATGGCTTGGCTAAATCCAAAATCATGACCAGTGACTTAGCAAAAGCAGAAAACGAAAAGCAAGTTTTAGGCCACCCCTCCGAGAAAGAAAATGTAATGACGTCTAAGGTCAGTAAAGTGCATTCGAGCCCAGTGAGAGAGTTGGGCATATTTGAAAGATCTTCCTTCAGGAGACCTACCTCTGGTAATATCAAAATGGTTTTTCATTCAAAAGAGTCTGGCAATAGAACTGGTGATGTGAGAGCATCAGTTCTTACAGAGAAAGAGATTACATCATTACCAGACAGGAATGGTGTTAGCAAAAGTTGTGGTAATGGCCAAGTGACAAGATCACATGCCTTAACAAATGGAAATGGAAATGGAAAACTTCCAATTGTAGCAACCAGCCCTGTAGCAGATGGTCCCCTTAAAGATTATGGTGGAAGTAATGGAAAGGCTGCAGGAAAGGATTCATACCACAAAGAGGTGACTAGATCATCATCTTTAGCAAATGGAAATGGCAAAATCCAAAGTGTTGCAACGGATACCTCGAGGGGAAGTCTGCATAGAAATAATGGGGAGAATAGTGAAAGCCTGGCAGCAATAACTTCTGCATACAGGGATACATCCAATGGCCATGTTGAATCGTCTTCTATCTCAGGTTCAAAGAGAAAATTATCAGATCAATGCATCCTGCTCAAGTATGATGCTCAGTCTCGtgcaaaggtggaagaattGAAAAAAGA GCTCCATCAGGAAGCTTCATCATTTCTAAGAACATGTGGTTGGTCAGAAGAAGTCTATGCTTTTATGCGTTCCAAGAAGTCGGGGGCACAATCAAACTTTCAAGCATCAGATGTTAATGCGATGAA